The following proteins are encoded in a genomic region of Arachis ipaensis cultivar K30076 chromosome B02, Araip1.1, whole genome shotgun sequence:
- the LOC110269255 gene encoding uncharacterized protein LOC110269255: MLLPATVFVLLFLLIPDSKKRNSKKGEKNLANPLSITVVILSFSPSSVTRSILHRACSTRVFVPLSLTDPLHPQSRSFSDRRRRNTPLPQQGSAAAPQHSGPPFHWFLSPFCLYSSPATLIFVLLPQPLSLRPTPLRWEVFKQQMKDMLHHSDQRASS, from the exons ATGTTGCTCCCCGCAACT GTATTTGTTCTCCTTTTCCTTTTAATTCCAGATTCAAAGAAGAGAAATTCAAAGAAGGGAGAAAAAAATCTAGCAAATCCTCTTTCAATCACCGTCgtcattctctctttctctccctcctCGGTTACTCGTTCAATCCTGCACCGTGCTTGCTCTACTAGGGTTTTTGTCCCTCTTTCACTCACTGATCCTCTCCATCCGCAGTCTCGCTCTTTCTCTGATCGTCGCCGCCGCAACACGCCTCTGCCGCAACAGGGTTCGGCCGCCGCACCGCAACACTCGGGTCCACCATTTCACTGGTTTTTGTCGCCTTTCTGTCTCTATTCTTCACCAGCGACTCTAATCTTTGTCCTTCTTCCTCAACCTCTGTCTTTGCGACCTACTCCTCTAAG GTGGGAAGTTTTCAAACAACAAATGAAAGACATGCTTCATCATAGTGATCAAAGGGCATCGAGTTGA